A genomic segment from Flavobacterium litorale encodes:
- the clpP gene encoding ATP-dependent Clp endopeptidase proteolytic subunit ClpP: MNYGKEFKKYATKHHGVNNLYYDKLVNRVTPTNLTPNIIEERQMNAVAMDVFSRLMMDRIIFLGTGIDDQVANIVQAQLLFLESTDADKDIQIYINSPGGSVYAGLGMYDTMQYIKPDVATICTGMAASMGAVLLCAGADGKRSALPHSRVMIHQPSGGAQGVATDMEINLREMLKLKEELYKIISKHSGKSYDDVYKDSERDYWMKAAEAKEYGMIDEVLIRE; this comes from the coding sequence ATGAACTACGGTAAAGAGTTTAAAAAATATGCTACTAAGCACCATGGTGTAAACAACCTATATTACGATAAGTTAGTAAACCGCGTAACGCCAACTAACTTAACACCCAATATTATAGAAGAACGCCAAATGAATGCAGTAGCAATGGATGTTTTTTCGCGCCTAATGATGGACAGAATCATCTTTTTAGGTACAGGGATAGACGACCAAGTGGCAAACATTGTACAAGCACAACTTTTATTTTTAGAGAGTACAGATGCCGATAAAGACATCCAGATTTACATTAACTCGCCAGGCGGTAGCGTATACGCAGGTTTGGGTATGTACGATACCATGCAATACATAAAGCCCGATGTAGCTACAATATGTACAGGTATGGCAGCCTCTATGGGTGCAGTACTACTTTGTGCAGGAGCCGATGGTAAGCGTTCGGCATTACCACACTCACGTGTAATGATTCACCAGCCCTCTGGAGGCGCACAAGGTGTTGCTACCGATATGGAAATTAACCTGCGTGAAATGCTCAAACTAAAAGAAGAGCTGTACAAAATAATCTCAAAACATTCGGGTAAAAGCTACGATGATGTGTATAAAGACAGTGAGCGCGATTACTGGATGAAAGCAGCTGAGGCTAAGGAGTACGGAATGATAGATGAGGTACTCATACGGGAGTAA
- the tig gene encoding trigger factor has translation MNITREQVDALNAVVTVALTKEDYKPQVDKVLKDYRKNANIPGFRKGAVPMSLIQKQYGKAVLFEEVNKVLQSSLNDYITEEKLEILGNPLPKATEDFDWDADDYAFEFELGLVPEFTVDLAAKNKVVKYNIVADDAMLDEQVERIQKQYGKLISKEKSEEGDDIKGIFANEEKGINSEVTITPSIFRTKTTGKKFIGKKVGDVVTVSTKGLFDDDHKLMEYLKVDHDMAHGLDVEVTFTIEEINTTEPAELNQELFDKLFGEGNVTSVEELKEKIKQDAEQQFAQQADQKFLNDVTESLLENTQFELPAEFLKKWIQTAGENPITPEQAEEEYTKSHQGLRYQLIEGKLINDNNLQINFEDLKAYASVMIKKQMAQFGQMNPTDEDVENIVSRVLSDQEEVKRLSDQVMSEKMLNLFKENVKYKTKEITYQDFVKEMSGK, from the coding sequence ATGAATATTACGAGAGAGCAGGTAGATGCACTAAATGCTGTTGTAACAGTAGCGTTAACAAAAGAAGACTATAAGCCACAAGTGGATAAAGTTTTAAAAGATTACAGAAAAAACGCCAATATCCCTGGTTTTAGAAAAGGTGCTGTACCGATGAGCCTTATACAAAAACAATACGGTAAAGCAGTATTGTTTGAGGAGGTAAACAAAGTACTACAATCATCATTAAACGATTACATTACCGAAGAAAAATTGGAGATATTAGGTAACCCACTACCAAAAGCTACAGAAGATTTTGATTGGGATGCTGATGATTATGCTTTTGAGTTTGAATTAGGACTTGTTCCAGAGTTTACTGTAGACCTTGCCGCAAAAAATAAAGTTGTAAAATACAATATTGTTGCTGACGATGCTATGCTAGACGAGCAAGTAGAACGCATACAGAAACAATACGGAAAATTAATATCAAAAGAAAAATCGGAAGAAGGCGACGACATTAAAGGTATTTTTGCCAACGAAGAAAAAGGTATTAATAGCGAAGTAACCATTACACCAAGTATTTTTAGAACCAAAACAACAGGTAAAAAGTTTATTGGTAAAAAAGTAGGCGATGTGGTTACTGTAAGCACAAAAGGGCTTTTTGATGACGACCATAAATTAATGGAGTACCTTAAAGTAGACCACGATATGGCGCATGGTTTAGATGTTGAGGTAACCTTTACTATAGAAGAGATAAACACTACCGAGCCAGCAGAATTAAACCAAGAGTTATTTGATAAGCTATTTGGCGAAGGCAATGTAACCTCTGTAGAAGAGCTTAAAGAAAAAATTAAGCAAGATGCGGAGCAGCAATTTGCACAACAGGCAGACCAAAAATTCCTTAACGATGTTACCGAATCGTTACTGGAAAACACACAATTTGAGCTACCTGCTGAATTCCTTAAAAAATGGATACAAACCGCTGGCGAAAATCCGATAACACCAGAGCAGGCAGAAGAAGAATATACAAAATCGCACCAAGGATTACGTTACCAACTTATAGAGGGTAAACTAATTAACGATAACAACCTTCAGATTAATTTTGAAGACTTAAAAGCCTATGCCAGTGTAATGATTAAAAAACAAATGGCACAGTTTGGGCAAATGAATCCTACTGACGAGGATGTAGAAAACATCGTATCGAGAGTGCTTTCTGACCAAGAAGAAGTAAAACGACTTTCAGACCAAGTGATGAGCGAAAAAATGCTCAACTTATTCAAAGAAAACGTAAAATACAAAACAAAAGAGATTACTTACCAAGATTTCGTTAAAGAAATGTCTGGTAAATAA
- a CDS encoding phage holin family protein: MKTLVKILATTILVMVLSYIMPGVKITGWSAALLVALVLGLLNIFIKPVLIVFTLPVTILTLGLFLLVINAIIIMLCDALVPGFAVSSFWSALLFSIVLSFCQSLVSGTSEKEKS; encoded by the coding sequence ATGAAAACGCTTGTAAAAATACTCGCTACCACCATTTTGGTAATGGTATTATCCTACATCATGCCAGGGGTAAAAATTACAGGGTGGTCGGCAGCATTGCTCGTTGCATTAGTGCTGGGGTTGCTTAACATCTTTATAAAACCTGTATTAATAGTATTTACACTACCCGTTACCATACTTACATTAGGGCTTTTTTTACTGGTAATAAATGCCATAATTATAATGCTTTGCGATGCCCTTGTGCCTGGGTTTGCCGTAAGTAGTTTTTGGAGTGCACTGCTGTTTAGTATTGTACTTTCCTTTTGCCAATCGTTAGTATCAGGCACATCCGAAAAAGAAAAATCATAA
- a CDS encoding SGNH/GDSL hydrolase family protein, protein MKNKFIYLSALALVFAGCEPEFDDEVNNSSYSAGDADFTSYVALGNSLTAGFMDGTMSRVGQSYSFPSQLAKQFAVVGGGAFTQPSFEDDVDNLGGLLLGGTPIANTRLIINASAGGPEFIAGTPTIEVSSQQATAYNNMGVPGTKSFHLVAPGYGSLAGVATQQSNPYFVRHATSATATILGDAMTKNPTFFTNWIGGNDVLSFATSGGVGVNQLGNFDPTTYGFNDITDPTVFANVYSQITTTLTSGGAKGVVATIPDVTSIPFFTTVPYNPITASLLGGGDVAVGQATIAQLNAQLYSPMIQALAAFGASDRLSVLSTSSPNPVLIVDESLDNLSAEIAGALTAGGVPAAQAQFLGSVFGQARQATSADFLLLSTRTVIGSAPDGVPAPFNSFGITFPLQDQHVLTINEASMVAEATTSFNQTILNVAEANELAVADMNAILAQLVVGLEVEDGQVYNADYFSTSTISTVLFSLDGVHPNARGYAVIANEIIKVINDYYNAKLPQINAGGFPAATVLATN, encoded by the coding sequence ATGAAAAATAAATTTATATACCTATCTGCACTAGCACTTGTATTTGCTGGTTGCGAACCAGAGTTTGATGATGAAGTAAACAATAGTAGTTATAGTGCTGGCGATGCCGATTTTACCTCCTATGTTGCATTGGGTAACTCGCTTACCGCAGGTTTTATGGACGGTACCATGTCGCGCGTGGGGCAAAGTTATTCTTTCCCGAGCCAACTGGCAAAACAATTTGCCGTAGTAGGTGGTGGTGCGTTTACGCAACCATCGTTTGAGGATGATGTTGATAATTTGGGAGGACTGCTTTTGGGCGGTACACCAATAGCCAATACCCGTCTTATAATTAATGCAAGTGCTGGCGGACCTGAGTTTATAGCAGGCACGCCAACCATAGAGGTTTCCAGCCAACAAGCAACAGCTTATAATAATATGGGAGTTCCTGGTACAAAATCGTTTCACCTAGTAGCCCCAGGATACGGTAGCCTTGCAGGAGTTGCCACACAACAGTCCAACCCATATTTTGTACGCCATGCTACATCGGCTACAGCAACGATATTAGGTGATGCAATGACTAAGAACCCTACATTTTTTACCAACTGGATTGGTGGTAACGATGTTTTATCTTTCGCAACATCAGGTGGTGTTGGTGTAAACCAATTGGGCAATTTTGATCCTACCACTTACGGATTTAATGATATTACAGACCCTACGGTGTTTGCTAACGTATATTCGCAAATTACAACTACGCTAACTTCGGGTGGCGCTAAAGGTGTAGTAGCTACAATACCAGATGTTACCTCCATACCATTTTTTACAACCGTACCATACAACCCCATTACGGCATCGCTGTTAGGTGGTGGCGATGTGGCTGTAGGGCAGGCTACAATAGCGCAGTTAAACGCCCAACTGTATAGCCCAATGATACAGGCTTTAGCTGCTTTTGGAGCTTCAGACAGACTGTCGGTATTATCTACATCAAGCCCAAATCCAGTACTTATTGTAGACGAATCGTTAGACAATCTTTCAGCAGAAATTGCAGGAGCATTAACGGCTGGAGGCGTACCTGCAGCACAAGCACAGTTTTTAGGTAGTGTGTTTGGGCAGGCAAGGCAAGCCACTTCGGCCGATTTTCTTTTGCTAAGTACTAGAACGGTTATTGGTTCGGCTCCTGATGGAGTACCCGCTCCATTTAACTCTTTTGGCATAACGTTTCCGTTACAAGACCAGCACGTACTTACAATTAACGAGGCAAGTATGGTTGCAGAAGCCACAACTAGCTTTAATCAAACAATTTTAAATGTTGCTGAGGCTAACGAACTTGCTGTTGCCGATATGAATGCCATATTAGCACAATTGGTGGTAGGACTAGAGGTAGAGGACGGGCAGGTTTACAATGCCGACTACTTTAGTACATCTACTATAAGTACCGTATTATTCTCGTTAGATGGCGTACACCCCAATGCAAGAGGATACGCCGTTATTGCAAACGAAATAATTAAAGTTATAAACGATTACTATAATGCCAAACTGCCACAAATAAATGCAGGCGGTTTCCCGGCAGCTACAGTTTTAGCTACCAATTAA